In Streptomyces nojiriensis, one genomic interval encodes:
- a CDS encoding MFS transporter encodes MFHVLGALSIELYVVLLAASSVLHSWGRAGIHTLLARLLPERDHLAGNAVLSGIGSLSTVFGPPLAGALILWGGAATVIAVDAATFLVLAATFLFGVPHEDAPAPGEGGSRSAGFAVIRRAPALLGLLALSFAFFCLFGPVYVALPLYASNGPGAPAAVLAAFYTAFGAGAVLGSVLTGYLGRLPIRPAMTGIVVVFGLCMLPAGLGAPTAVGVAGFAAAGLLWPPYASLSTAFFQRSAPPDLLPQTLAASTAVQLLAVPLGTALGGPLVAGLGARGTLLASAVSIAVLGLVAAGAVRAGRKRGT; translated from the coding sequence GTGTTCCACGTGCTCGGGGCGCTGAGCATCGAGCTGTACGTGGTGCTGCTCGCCGCCTCCTCCGTCCTCCACTCGTGGGGCCGGGCCGGCATCCACACCCTGCTGGCCCGCCTGCTGCCGGAGCGCGACCACCTGGCCGGCAACGCCGTCCTGTCGGGCATCGGGTCGCTCTCCACTGTCTTCGGCCCGCCGCTCGCCGGCGCCCTGATCCTGTGGGGCGGCGCCGCCACCGTGATCGCCGTCGACGCGGCGACCTTCCTCGTCCTGGCCGCCACCTTCCTCTTCGGCGTGCCGCACGAGGACGCGCCCGCGCCCGGGGAGGGCGGCTCCCGTTCCGCGGGCTTCGCCGTCATCCGGCGCGCCCCCGCCCTGCTGGGCCTGCTCGCCCTGAGCTTCGCCTTCTTCTGCCTCTTCGGTCCCGTGTACGTGGCGCTGCCGCTGTACGCGTCCAACGGGCCGGGAGCTCCCGCCGCCGTGCTGGCCGCCTTCTACACGGCGTTCGGCGCCGGGGCCGTCCTCGGTTCCGTACTGACCGGGTACCTGGGCCGGCTGCCGATCCGGCCGGCCATGACCGGCATCGTCGTCGTCTTCGGCCTCTGCATGCTGCCGGCGGGCCTGGGGGCGCCGACGGCCGTCGGCGTCGCCGGGTTCGCAGCCGCCGGGCTGCTCTGGCCTCCGTACGCCTCGCTCTCCACGGCCTTCTTCCAGCGGTCGGCCCCGCCGGACCTGCTTCCCCAGACGCTGGCCGCGAGCACCGCGGTCCAGCTGCTCGCGGTGCCGCTCGGCACCGCGCTGGGCGGCCCGCTGGTGGCCGGGCTCGGCGCCCGGGGGACCCTGCTGGCCTCGGCCGTCTCGATCGCCGTCCTCGGCCTGGTGGCCGCCGGGGCCGTACGGGCGGGGCGGAAACGAGGTACATGA
- a CDS encoding molybdopterin-dependent oxidoreductase: MGAVSGIVAAVAGLAAAQLAAAAGRPEASPVTAVGGAVVDLTPVAVREWAIRLFGTSDKLVLGLGILVALAAVAVGTGLLAVRHLPAAIAVTGGCGLVGALAALSRPDASWQDALPSLVGALVSAGVLYLLVRAGWRTRPAGASPGGAGSMDRRRFGRLVVAVLAASAGVGLGARRLGAHGSAEATASRARFFLPRPTVPAPPVPAGADLRVPGLGPFLTPDQDFYRVDTALVVPRVDADTWRLRIHGEGVARPLTLDLHGLLARPVVEHDITLTCVSNEVGGPYAGNARWLGVRLGDLLREAGVRPPSEGGPADQLVARSVDGMTIGTPVEAVMDGRAALLAVGMNGVPLPFAHGFPVRMVVPGLYGYVSACKWLTELRLTTFAAYDAYWVRRSWAQQATVKTQSRIDTPRPYADLAPGRVPVAGVAWAQHRGIDRVQVRVDGGPWQEARLGAADGVDTWRQWVWPWDATPGRHTLEVRATDGTGAVQTGVRTGTVPDGATGWHAVDVRVRALGGGGGLPAGADRQ; encoded by the coding sequence ATGGGCGCCGTCAGCGGGATCGTCGCGGCCGTGGCCGGACTGGCGGCCGCGCAGCTGGCCGCGGCGGCCGGCCGGCCCGAGGCCTCGCCGGTCACGGCCGTCGGCGGGGCCGTGGTCGACCTGACGCCGGTGGCCGTCCGGGAATGGGCCATCCGGCTGTTCGGCACCTCCGACAAGCTGGTGCTGGGCCTCGGCATCCTCGTCGCGCTGGCCGCGGTCGCCGTCGGCACCGGGCTGCTCGCCGTACGCCACCTCCCGGCCGCGATCGCCGTCACGGGCGGATGCGGGCTGGTGGGGGCGCTGGCCGCGCTGAGCCGGCCGGATGCCTCCTGGCAGGACGCGCTGCCCTCGCTGGTGGGCGCACTGGTCTCGGCCGGGGTGCTGTACTTGCTGGTCAGGGCCGGGTGGCGGACCCGCCCGGCCGGAGCCTCGCCGGGCGGGGCCGGATCGATGGACCGGCGCCGCTTCGGCCGGCTGGTGGTCGCCGTCCTCGCGGCGTCGGCGGGGGTCGGGCTCGGGGCACGGCGGCTGGGTGCGCACGGCAGCGCCGAGGCCACCGCCTCCCGGGCCCGCTTCTTCCTCCCCCGGCCCACCGTGCCCGCGCCGCCGGTGCCCGCCGGGGCGGATCTGCGGGTGCCCGGGCTCGGCCCGTTCCTCACCCCGGACCAGGACTTCTACCGGGTGGACACCGCGCTGGTCGTCCCGCGCGTGGACGCGGACACCTGGCGGCTGCGCATCCACGGGGAGGGGGTGGCCCGGCCCCTGACCCTGGATCTGCACGGACTCCTCGCCCGCCCGGTGGTCGAGCACGACATCACCCTCACCTGTGTGTCCAACGAGGTCGGCGGCCCGTACGCGGGCAACGCCCGCTGGCTCGGCGTACGCCTCGGGGACCTGCTCCGCGAGGCGGGGGTGCGGCCGCCGTCCGAGGGCGGGCCCGCCGACCAGCTGGTGGCGCGTTCGGTGGACGGCATGACCATCGGCACACCGGTCGAGGCCGTGATGGACGGCCGGGCGGCGCTGCTGGCCGTCGGCATGAACGGCGTTCCGCTGCCCTTCGCCCACGGGTTCCCGGTCCGGATGGTCGTACCGGGGCTGTACGGGTACGTCTCCGCCTGCAAATGGCTCACCGAGCTGCGGCTGACCACCTTCGCCGCCTACGACGCCTACTGGGTGCGCAGGTCCTGGGCCCAGCAGGCCACGGTCAAGACGCAGTCGCGGATCGACACGCCGCGCCCGTACGCCGACCTGGCGCCGGGCCGGGTGCCCGTCGCCGGGGTGGCGTGGGCCCAGCACCGCGGGATCGACCGGGTCCAGGTACGGGTGGACGGCGGCCCCTGGCAGGAGGCGCGGCTGGGGGCGGCGGACGGCGTCGACACCTGGCGGCAGTGGGTCTGGCCGTGGGACGCCACCCCCGGGCGGCACACCCTGGAGGTCCGTGCCACGGACGGCACGGGCGCGGTGCAGACGGGGGTCCGCACCGGGACCGTGCCGGACGGGGCGACGGGGTGGCACGCGGTGGACGTACGCGTCCGGGCGCTAGGCGGTGGCGGTGGCCTGCCGGCCGGGGCGGACCGGCAGTGA
- a CDS encoding alpha-N-acetylglucosaminidase, translating to MRNPTHRSGRRPRTRRPLALAALPAALLALICAGPAPGATAPGAGSPARAAVPAPAHPGAAPRPGRADTFDVAPARAALRRLLPRHWGQFTLVPDTTAASDTFTVSGTAGAITVRGSTGATLLTGVGWYLQHVAGVDIGWPGDSIGMLPGRLPAVPAPVTRGAQVPHRYALNDTDDGYSGPYRSFEEHQRQIDLLALHGINEVFVQVGAEYPYYRALQGFGYSAEELRQWIPGPGHQSWWLLQNLSDFGGPVTERLMRERAELGGRIAEQLRGLGMTPVLPGFFGTVPPGFAARNPGAATVAQGDWAGFDRPDWLDPASPVFGRLAAAYYAEQREVFGDSTMYRMSPLHEGGQTGSVDVRAAAGAIQRALHAARPGALWAVLGWQDDPTAELLAGVDTSKLLILDGLSDRYNRLDREARWGGAPYAMGTIYNFGGHTTVGANSSVWIERFGPWRDKAHSALAGIAYLPEATGTNPAAFDLFTDLAWERGPIDQRRWFADFAARRYGRPDAAAAAAWEELRKGPYSTSSGLWSESQDSLFTARPSLTAAGAAYWSPKSMRYPAGSVRRALDHLLKVDPALRGSSAYRFDLVDTARQALANHSRVLLPKIKAAHEAKDLTRFRALTAEWQDGERKLEAVTGSDPAFLLGTWLSAARSWGADEAERDRYEYDARSLLSVWGRRSTSEGGFLHDYANREWSGLISELYAPRWARYFASLDEALVKKAAPREIDWHAFEAEWAQRTTRHPDRPTGDPYRLAAEIAAALP from the coding sequence ATGAGGAACCCGACGCATCGCAGCGGGCGCAGGCCGAGGACCCGGCGCCCGCTCGCCCTCGCCGCCCTTCCCGCGGCGCTGCTGGCACTGATCTGCGCGGGGCCCGCGCCCGGGGCCACCGCCCCGGGCGCGGGGTCGCCCGCACGTGCCGCCGTACCGGCGCCCGCGCACCCGGGTGCCGCCCCGCGTCCGGGCCGGGCCGACACCTTCGACGTCGCGCCCGCGCGGGCCGCCCTGCGGCGGCTGCTCCCGCGCCACTGGGGGCAGTTCACGCTGGTTCCCGACACGACCGCCGCCTCCGACACCTTCACCGTGTCCGGCACCGCCGGCGCGATCACCGTGCGCGGCAGCACCGGGGCCACCCTGCTCACGGGCGTCGGCTGGTACCTCCAGCACGTCGCCGGGGTCGACATCGGCTGGCCCGGCGACAGCATCGGCATGCTGCCCGGCCGGCTGCCGGCGGTCCCGGCGCCGGTCACCCGCGGCGCGCAGGTCCCGCACCGGTACGCGCTGAACGACACCGACGACGGGTACTCCGGCCCGTACCGCTCCTTCGAGGAGCACCAGCGGCAGATCGACCTGCTCGCCCTGCACGGCATCAACGAGGTGTTCGTACAGGTCGGCGCCGAGTACCCGTACTACCGGGCGCTCCAGGGGTTCGGCTACTCCGCCGAGGAGCTGCGGCAGTGGATCCCCGGCCCCGGCCACCAGAGCTGGTGGCTGCTGCAGAACCTGAGCGATTTCGGCGGCCCGGTCACCGAGCGGCTGATGCGCGAGCGCGCCGAGCTGGGCGGGCGGATCGCCGAGCAGCTGCGCGGGCTCGGCATGACCCCGGTGCTGCCGGGCTTCTTCGGCACCGTGCCGCCCGGGTTCGCCGCGCGCAACCCGGGGGCGGCGACGGTGGCGCAGGGCGACTGGGCGGGCTTCGACCGCCCGGACTGGCTGGACCCCGCCTCGCCCGTGTTCGGGAGGCTGGCCGCCGCGTACTACGCCGAGCAGCGCGAGGTGTTCGGGGACAGCACGATGTACCGGATGAGCCCGCTGCACGAGGGCGGTCAGACCGGTTCCGTCGACGTCCGCGCCGCCGCCGGCGCCATCCAGCGCGCACTGCACGCCGCCCGTCCGGGTGCGCTGTGGGCGGTGCTGGGCTGGCAGGACGACCCCACCGCGGAGCTGCTGGCCGGGGTGGACACCTCGAAGCTGCTGATCCTGGACGGGTTGTCCGACCGGTACAACCGGCTCGACCGCGAGGCCCGCTGGGGTGGGGCCCCGTACGCGATGGGCACCATCTACAACTTCGGCGGGCACACCACGGTCGGCGCGAACAGCTCCGTGTGGATCGAGCGGTTCGGCCCCTGGCGGGACAAGGCGCACAGCGCGCTCGCCGGGATCGCCTACCTGCCGGAGGCCACCGGGACCAACCCGGCCGCCTTCGACCTCTTCACCGATCTGGCGTGGGAGCGCGGGCCGATCGACCAGCGCCGGTGGTTCGCCGACTTCGCGGCCCGCCGGTACGGCCGCCCGGACGCCGCGGCGGCCGCGGCCTGGGAGGAGCTCCGCAAGGGGCCGTACAGCACCTCCTCGGGCCTGTGGTCGGAGTCGCAGGACAGCCTGTTCACCGCCCGGCCGAGCCTGACCGCGGCCGGGGCGGCGTACTGGAGCCCGAAGTCCATGCGCTATCCGGCCGGTTCGGTGCGCAGGGCCCTGGACCACCTGCTGAAGGTGGATCCGGCGCTGCGCGGCTCCAGCGCCTACCGCTTCGACCTGGTGGACACCGCCCGGCAGGCCCTCGCCAACCACTCGCGGGTGCTGCTGCCGAAGATCAAGGCGGCCCACGAGGCCAAGGACCTGACCCGCTTCCGGGCCCTGACGGCCGAATGGCAGGACGGGGAGCGGAAGTTGGAGGCGGTCACCGGATCCGACCCGGCCTTCCTCCTCGGCACCTGGCTGTCCGCGGCGCGCTCCTGGGGTGCGGACGAGGCCGAGCGGGACCGGTACGAGTACGACGCCCGCTCGCTGCTGAGCGTGTGGGGCCGCCGCAGCACCAGCGAGGGCGGTTTCCTGCACGACTACGCGAACCGCGAATGGAGCGGCCTGATCTCGGAGTTGTACGCGCCCCGGTGGGCGCGCTACTTCGCGTCGCTGGACGAGGCGCTGGTGAAGAAGGCCGCGCCGCGGGAGATCGACTGGCACGCCTTCGAGGCGGAGTGGGCGCAGCGCACCACCCGCCATCCGGACCGGCCGACCGGTGACCCGTACCGGCTGGCCGCCGAGATCGCGGCGGCCCTGCCGTAG
- a CDS encoding ricin-type beta-trefoil lectin domain protein, protein MPPRLRATLPCLTAAALFALALSPAPAAAEPRATSDTPLALTPPMGWNNWAHYMCDIDEAKVVANADALVSTGLAAKGYDTVTVDDCWMTKSRDAQGSLVVNTAKFPHGMAWLGEYLHAKGLKFGIYQDAGSLTCEKYPGSGAPQGGGADHYAQDARQFASWKVDYVKMDGCNLWVPEGATKEEAYRDAYNDVAKALRESGRDMVLSASAPAYFQQGEWGGSDWHKVLGWVGETGHLWREGKDIKVYNPAAPATSRWSAVLGNYGYNRWLGRYAGPGNWNDPDFLIAGAPGLTAAESRSQVALWAMMASPFILSSDVSKLTPAGLTALGNTRMIQLDQDPMGRQGSVVSSNATFEILVRPLANGDRAVAVLNRSSATRDINVPLDEIGLGDCTAGAQDLWTGTSREVTETLTGKVAGHDTGVWRLSPRACAQAVPTGQIVGDGARCADGANTTGVGAVVMAACTGAPDQRWTAGKDATLRLAGECLSAGEDRIVELADCSDRAAEQPGQSWSQRRDGTLVEEVSGMCLTAPAASAPAERLRLTECGDHRVDQAWALPV, encoded by the coding sequence GTGCCGCCTCGCCTGCGTGCAACGCTCCCCTGCCTGACCGCGGCCGCCCTGTTCGCCCTCGCGCTCTCCCCCGCCCCTGCGGCGGCCGAGCCCCGGGCGACCTCGGACACCCCGCTCGCGCTCACCCCTCCCATGGGCTGGAACAACTGGGCGCACTACATGTGCGACATCGACGAGGCCAAGGTGGTGGCCAACGCCGACGCGCTCGTGTCCACCGGGCTCGCCGCCAAGGGCTACGACACGGTGACCGTCGACGACTGCTGGATGACCAAGAGCCGCGACGCGCAGGGCAGTCTGGTCGTCAACACGGCGAAGTTCCCGCACGGCATGGCCTGGCTCGGCGAGTACCTGCACGCCAAGGGCCTGAAGTTCGGCATCTACCAGGACGCGGGCTCCCTCACCTGCGAGAAGTATCCGGGCAGCGGCGCCCCCCAGGGCGGCGGCGCGGACCACTACGCCCAGGACGCCCGCCAGTTCGCCTCCTGGAAGGTGGACTACGTCAAGATGGACGGGTGCAACCTCTGGGTCCCGGAGGGCGCGACCAAGGAGGAGGCCTACCGCGACGCCTACAACGACGTCGCGAAGGCCCTGCGGGAGAGCGGTCGGGACATGGTCCTGTCGGCCTCCGCGCCCGCCTACTTCCAGCAGGGCGAGTGGGGCGGCTCCGACTGGCACAAGGTCCTCGGCTGGGTCGGCGAGACCGGCCACCTGTGGCGCGAGGGCAAGGACATCAAGGTCTACAACCCGGCCGCACCCGCCACCTCGCGGTGGAGCGCGGTGCTCGGCAACTACGGCTACAACCGCTGGCTCGGCCGGTACGCGGGCCCCGGCAACTGGAACGACCCCGACTTCCTGATCGCGGGCGCCCCCGGGCTCACGGCCGCCGAGAGCCGCAGCCAGGTCGCCCTGTGGGCCATGATGGCCTCCCCCTTCATCCTCTCGTCCGACGTCTCGAAGCTGACCCCGGCGGGCCTCACGGCCCTCGGCAACACCCGGATGATCCAGCTGGACCAGGACCCGATGGGCCGTCAGGGCTCCGTGGTCTCCTCCAACGCCACCTTCGAGATCCTGGTGCGGCCGCTCGCGAACGGCGACCGCGCGGTGGCCGTGCTCAACCGCTCCTCCGCCACCCGGGACATCAACGTGCCGCTCGACGAGATCGGCCTCGGCGACTGCACCGCCGGTGCCCAGGACCTGTGGACCGGCACGAGCCGCGAGGTCACCGAGACGCTGACCGGCAAGGTGGCCGGGCACGACACCGGGGTCTGGCGGCTCAGCCCCCGCGCCTGCGCCCAGGCCGTGCCGACCGGGCAGATCGTCGGTGACGGCGCCCGCTGTGCCGACGGCGCCAACACCACCGGTGTCGGCGCCGTGGTGATGGCCGCCTGCACCGGAGCCCCCGACCAGCGCTGGACCGCGGGCAAGGACGCGACCCTGCGGCTGGCCGGCGAATGCCTGTCGGCGGGTGAGGACCGCATCGTGGAACTGGCCGACTGCTCGGACCGTGCGGCGGAGCAGCCCGGCCAGAGCTGGTCGCAGCGCCGCGACGGAACCCTCGTGGAGGAAGTCAGCGGGATGTGCCTGACGGCTCCCGCGGCTTCCGCCCCGGCCGAGCGGCTGCGGCTGACAGAGTGCGGCGACCACCGGGTCGACCAGGCCTGGGCCCTGCCGGTCTGA